A genomic window from Pecten maximus chromosome 6, xPecMax1.1, whole genome shotgun sequence includes:
- the LOC117328918 gene encoding integrin-linked protein kinase-like isoform X2 gives MDDIFTQVREGNAFHVRVWLDNTENDLNQGDDHRFSLLHWAAREGRNTIVDMLIQRGARINATNMGDDTALHLAASHGHRDIALMLLHNKANINAVNEHGNTPLHYACFWGHDYVAEDFVNNGALVGIANKFDETPLDKAKMRLAEALRDRALQLGQDLQKIPFKDRSWLGYKTRSRDALLSRHTGIDIAQLNLSKHVTTTHSGELWRGQWQGNDIVAKILNVRECTTRNSRDFQEEFPRLRIFNNPNVLPVLACCNQPPNLVVISQFMPYGSLYNVLHGETGIVLDQNQTLRFAIDIARGMEFLHSMDPLIPNVVLTSKHVMIDEDLTARINMADYKFSFHEKGKLYNPAWMAPEALQRKPADINQRAADMWSFAMVMWELETREVPHADMAPMEVGMKIAMEGLRINIPPGIASHLSRLIKICMNEEPGKRPKFDMIIPILEKLRQR, from the exons AGATGATCACAGGTTCAGTCTACTCCACTGGGCGGCGAGGGAGGGGCGTAATACCATTGTGGACATGCTTATCCAGCGAGGGGCACGCATTAATGCCACAAACATGGGGGATGACACTGCACTACACCTCGCCGCCAGCCATGGTCACCGCGACATAGCTCTGATG CTTCTCCACAATAAGGCCAACATCAATGCTGTAAATGAACATGGCAACACACCTCTGCACTATGCATGTTTCTGGGGGCACGACTATGTAGCAGAG GACTTTGTCAATAATGGAGCACTCGTCGGAATTGCTAACAAATTTGATGAGACACCACTGGACAAAGCCAAAATGAGATTAGCTGAGGCATTAAgag ATCGAGCCCTTCAGCTTGGACAGGATCTTCAGAAAATCCCATTTAAAGATCGCAGCTGGCTGGGATATAAAACAAGGAGCA GAGATGCCTTATTATCCAGACACACTGGTATAGACATAGCACAACTAAACCTCAGTAAACATGTCACCACAACACActcaggggag CTCTGGCGGGGTCAGTGGCAAGGCAATGACATAGTTGCTAAAATACTCAATGTGAGGGAATGCACAACGCGAAACTCACGTGACTTTCAAGAGGAATTCCCTCGACTTAG AATTTTCAATAACCCCAATGTGCTGCCTGTCCTGGCTTGTTGTAACCAGCCCCCAAACCTGGTGGTGATCAGTCAGTTCATGCCATACGGCTCCCTGTACAACGTACTGCACGGAGAAACAG GCATTGTTCTAGACCAGAACCAGACATTGCGTTTTGCCATTGACATTGCCCGAGGGATGGAGTTCCTTCATTCAATGGACCCCCTTATCCCAAATGTCGTCCTTACCAGCAAACATGTTATG ATTGATGAAGATTTGACAGCAAGAATAAACATGGCAGACTACAAATTCTCCTTCCATGAGAAAGGCAAGCTGTACAATCCAGCCTGGATGGCTCCAGAGG CTTTGCAGCGTAAACCAGCAGACATCAACCAGCGTGCAGCCGATATGTGGAGCTTCGCCATGGTGATGTGGGAACTAGAAACAAGGGAGGTACCTCATGCTGACATGGCTCCGATGGAGGTCGGAATGAAG ATCGCTATGGAGGGTCTACGCATCAACATCCCCCCAGGAATAGCATCACACCTTTCTCGCCTCATCAAGATCTGTATGAATGAAGAGCCAGGCAAACGACCCAAGTTTGACATGATCATCCCTATTCTGGAGAAATTGAGACAAAGATAA
- the LOC117328918 gene encoding integrin-linked protein kinase-like isoform X1, whose product MDDIFTQVREGNAFHVRVWLDNTENDLNQGDDHRFSLLHWAAREGRNTIVDMLIQRGARINATNMGDDTALHLAASHGHRDIALMLLHNKANINAVNEHGNTPLHYACFWGHDYVAEDFVNNGALVGIANKFDETPLDKAKMRLAEALRDRALQLGQDLQKIPFKDRSWLGYKTRSRDALLSRHTGIDIAQLNLSKHVTTTHSGELWRGQWQGNDIVAKILNVRECTTRNSRDFQEEFPRLRIFNNPNVLPVLACCNQPPNLVVISQFMPYGSLYNVLHGETGIVLDQNQTLRFAIDIARGMEFLHSMDPLIPNVVLTSKHVMIDEDLAKINIDDPKYYGPDGTVNGIDEDLTARINMADYKFSFHEKGKLYNPAWMAPEALQRKPADINQRAADMWSFAMVMWELETREVPHADMAPMEVGMKIAMEGLRINIPPGIASHLSRLIKICMNEEPGKRPKFDMIIPILEKLRQR is encoded by the exons AGATGATCACAGGTTCAGTCTACTCCACTGGGCGGCGAGGGAGGGGCGTAATACCATTGTGGACATGCTTATCCAGCGAGGGGCACGCATTAATGCCACAAACATGGGGGATGACACTGCACTACACCTCGCCGCCAGCCATGGTCACCGCGACATAGCTCTGATG CTTCTCCACAATAAGGCCAACATCAATGCTGTAAATGAACATGGCAACACACCTCTGCACTATGCATGTTTCTGGGGGCACGACTATGTAGCAGAG GACTTTGTCAATAATGGAGCACTCGTCGGAATTGCTAACAAATTTGATGAGACACCACTGGACAAAGCCAAAATGAGATTAGCTGAGGCATTAAgag ATCGAGCCCTTCAGCTTGGACAGGATCTTCAGAAAATCCCATTTAAAGATCGCAGCTGGCTGGGATATAAAACAAGGAGCA GAGATGCCTTATTATCCAGACACACTGGTATAGACATAGCACAACTAAACCTCAGTAAACATGTCACCACAACACActcaggggag CTCTGGCGGGGTCAGTGGCAAGGCAATGACATAGTTGCTAAAATACTCAATGTGAGGGAATGCACAACGCGAAACTCACGTGACTTTCAAGAGGAATTCCCTCGACTTAG AATTTTCAATAACCCCAATGTGCTGCCTGTCCTGGCTTGTTGTAACCAGCCCCCAAACCTGGTGGTGATCAGTCAGTTCATGCCATACGGCTCCCTGTACAACGTACTGCACGGAGAAACAG GCATTGTTCTAGACCAGAACCAGACATTGCGTTTTGCCATTGACATTGCCCGAGGGATGGAGTTCCTTCATTCAATGGACCCCCTTATCCCAAATGTCGTCCTTACCAGCAAACATGTTATG ATTGACGAGGATTTGGCAAAGATAAATATAGATGATCCTAAGTATTATGGTCCGGATGGCACGGTTAATGGG ATTGATGAAGATTTGACAGCAAGAATAAACATGGCAGACTACAAATTCTCCTTCCATGAGAAAGGCAAGCTGTACAATCCAGCCTGGATGGCTCCAGAGG CTTTGCAGCGTAAACCAGCAGACATCAACCAGCGTGCAGCCGATATGTGGAGCTTCGCCATGGTGATGTGGGAACTAGAAACAAGGGAGGTACCTCATGCTGACATGGCTCCGATGGAGGTCGGAATGAAG ATCGCTATGGAGGGTCTACGCATCAACATCCCCCCAGGAATAGCATCACACCTTTCTCGCCTCATCAAGATCTGTATGAATGAAGAGCCAGGCAAACGACCCAAGTTTGACATGATCATCCCTATTCTGGAGAAATTGAGACAAAGATAA